The DNA region CATTGACTTTCGACCCACCAGACTTCCGCAGCCATTCGCAATCGTTGTTTTGCTCGCCCTTCGCTCCTCATGGCAACCATGATCTGCCGGTGGCGCTTGAGTTCTTCCCAGCCGACATCAGCCTTCGCCAGCGGGTGATCCTTTGCGCACACCATTTTGAGCGGAACCGATCCAAGGATTTGGAATCCAAGTTCAGCGGGCCGAGAGTACTGACGCCACGTAACACCCACGTCGGCCTTTCCATCCAACACAAGGCAGCTGACATCTTCCATCATCGGAAACAAGAGCTCGAGCTCGACGTGCGGAAAGTGGGACACAAACTCCGAGAACACTGCGCCCAATTCCCGATCCGGGTAGAGCTCATCGATCGCGGCGACCAGACGCGTCTCGACACGGGCTTCGAAGCTGCTGGCGACACCGATCAGATGCTCGCGGCGATCCAGGATCACCTTGGCCTCAAGCAGGAGCCGTTCCCCGGCCGAAGTCAGTACCGGATTGCGTCCTGATCGGTTGAACAGCTGGAGGCCGAGGTCCTCCTCAAGATTTGCAACCTGCGTGCTGACAGCCGACTGCGCTTTTCGCAAAGCCCGGCCTGCGGCAGAGAACGACCCGTGTTCGGCGGCCGCAACGAAGGCTTCCAACTGATCCATGGAAACGGACATCTATCTAAATTCCAGATACTATCTAACTTCATGCCTTGCATCATGCAGATAGAACGGGCGCATGCGCGCCAATATTTCGCCAACCGGCCAGCGCTGCTGGTAACGCAGTGGCAACCCGATCACGTGGTGAAAAATACGATCCGCCATTCCGCAACCAGACGATTGCTCATATGGTTGCCGAGATAACTGGACAGCACGTGCAAAGTCGAACTGGTGATCATCACCAGCACCAGCACCAGCACCAGCACAATAACGATCAGCGTTAATGTCGCTTCGCGCTGAAACGGCAGTACGCGGTCAATGATCGCCTGAAACACGAAAGGTTCGACCAAGCCCAACAATCGAATGACGACTGCGGCGAGCATTAGTTCAAGAATCAAAGGCGTGAAGCGCAAGGTCGACTGCGTGAACCACGCTAACGGCACTGGATGTGTTTCGTCATCCTCTTGGAAAATTTCGCGCAATTTCCCCCCTCTCGGATCAACGGACCATCGCAACTCACGACACAACTCGTTTTGACTCGAAGGCCGGTTGTATGCGTTACAGATTCGCGCCAACGCTGACAACACGTATTTAGTGTGTAGATAGAAAATTGCGCGATCTGATGTTTTTTAAGCGTAAGGTTGTGCTTTGTTGGATGAATGATGCGAGAATCAGGAATGCGAGATGGATGAACCCGCCCGCGCCGCTCACCGAGCGGAGGAATCCGGAGTCGAGGCACTCTGCGACGAGCGGCCGGAAGAGGAGCGCGAGCGAGAACATGAGCTGCGGTAGGTAGCCGATATCGTGCCGTTTGACTCCGTCGAGGTGGATGCGTCCGCTATCCGGCCGCAGCGCGCCGACGATGCCTTTGAGCAAGGTCGACTTCCCGGCGCCATTGGGTCCGACAATCGCCGTCAGTGAACCGGCCTTGAAAGCTCCACTCAGATGATGGACAGCCGGGTGGCGACGATAGGTTAGCGTCAGATCGTGGATTCGGACAGAAGGTGCTTTCATCACGCACGCACCCACCAACCCAGCGCCCAACCGACGACGAGCCAAAGCGGCGCACAGACCGCGAAGGCCATCGCGATTCTGTCGAAGGCAGATCGTTGAAGGATAGTGATGCCGGGAGGCCGCTCAGTCGGTATCTGATCATTTGAAATTTGACGCCAAGGACGCTACCACCCAGGTTATTCGACTCAATGAGATGTTATAACGGATCACATCGAAAAATCGGCGGACGTCGAGTGGGGCTGCACCGCGCGAGAGAAATTTCGATCGGAAGGGCTTGTCTATCTGATCAAAACTACCAGGCGGGTGGCGTCACGTTGAACGCAATGGCCTCCTGATGCTAATCGATTGCGCACTGTACCGGCACTGTTGTTCCTCCATGCGATCAGAGGATCAGCATCATCTGGTCGGACTTGGGCTCATGGGCGAAGACACGAAAAGTACCCATCGGCAACGGCCGTAGCAACTCGGCTTCCGGCTTGGCCAGGTCGAGCCATTCCATTCGCTGATCCCGGCGAAGCACCGCCATCTGGCGATCGTGATAGGGGACAATGTCCTCATTCGCCCTGATCGTCAGGATGGCATAGGCCTCCGGCCAATCCCGGGTCGCAGGTCTCCAAATGCCAGCGAAATAGAACCAGTCCCCGTCCGACAGCGAGAACCTCAAGAGTTTGCCGTGCCTGCGACGACGAAATTCCGAGGCAGGAACGAGGCAACGGTGGCTTGGAAACGTGCGGCCTTCCGAACGGATCACAGTGAAGGGCTTGCCGCCAGCCTCACGAGGCTGAAGGCCCCAAGGTAGCTCGACCATCTCAACATTGCTGCCTTCGCGCCTTATGATGACGCGGCGTTCGTCGAGCTCTGCGTCGGGATCGAAAACCTTCGCGCTCATAGTATGCGAAC from Rhizobium sullae includes:
- a CDS encoding LysR family transcriptional regulator → MSVSMDQLEAFVAAAEHGSFSAAGRALRKAQSAVSTQVANLEEDLGLQLFNRSGRNPVLTSAGERLLLEAKVILDRREHLIGVASSFEARVETRLVAAIDELYPDRELGAVFSEFVSHFPHVELELLFPMMEDVSCLVLDGKADVGVTWRQYSRPAELGFQILGSVPLKMVCAKDHPLAKADVGWEELKRHRQIMVAMRSEGRAKQRLRMAAEVWWVESQWVILRLVRHGIGWALIPDHIIEHSRSAADLVTPDLQFGDGQFPVVLEMVWHKQRPCGPAAKWLRQRLAATKTRCLRVNSTSLQLED
- a CDS encoding ATP-binding cassette domain-containing protein is translated as MKAPSVRIHDLTLTYRRHPAVHHLSGAFKAGSLTAIVGPNGAGKSTLLKGIVGALRPDSGRIHLDGVKRHDIGYLPQLMFSLALLFRPLVAECLDSGFLRSVSGAGGFIHLAFLILASFIQQSTTLRLKNIRSRNFLSTH
- a CDS encoding SOS response-associated peptidase family protein; this encodes MSAKVFDPDAELDERRVIIRREGSNVEMVELPWGLQPREAGGKPFTVIRSEGRTFPSHRCLVPASEFRRRRHGKLLRFSLSDGDWFYFAGIWRPATRDWPEAYAILTIRANEDIVPYHDRQMAVLRRDQRMEWLDLAKPEAELLRPLPMGTFRVFAHEPKSDQMMLIL